One Natronolimnobius sp. AArcel1 DNA window includes the following coding sequences:
- a CDS encoding ABC transporter ATP-binding protein — translation MTAVVEATNVAKAYGETVALSDASLSVESGEVYALIGPNGAGKTTLVRALTGTLDPDSGAVRILEQSPTEIDRDRLGVLPQDFSPPDRLTAQELLTYYAGLYDDPRDPADVLADVGLVDAGETWYENLSGGQQRRACVGATLVNDPDVLVLDEPTTGIDPAGRRTIWRLIENLTAAGTTVLLTTHDMAEAERLADRVGLLANGSLVAQGTPAALIADHAGSSQLTIETPAPMSAFDDLAFPVTESTGTGRQSQANGVVVRDIEPAEIATVVTYLETNNLTYSGLAWAEPDLEDVYLTLADATERERTAAETETDTDTQDANATQTGETA, via the coding sequence ATGACCGCCGTCGTCGAAGCGACAAATGTAGCGAAGGCCTACGGCGAGACAGTGGCGTTGTCGGACGCGTCGCTGTCCGTCGAATCCGGCGAGGTCTACGCCCTCATCGGCCCAAACGGTGCCGGAAAGACCACGCTCGTGCGCGCACTGACCGGGACGCTTGACCCCGATTCCGGCGCTGTTCGCATCCTCGAGCAGTCGCCGACCGAAATCGATCGGGATCGACTTGGGGTGTTGCCACAGGACTTTTCGCCGCCGGATCGACTGACCGCACAGGAACTGCTGACGTACTACGCTGGACTCTATGATGACCCTCGTGATCCGGCGGACGTGTTGGCTGACGTGGGTCTTGTCGATGCCGGCGAAACGTGGTATGAGAACCTCTCGGGCGGCCAACAACGACGCGCCTGCGTCGGAGCGACGCTGGTCAACGATCCAGACGTGCTCGTCCTTGATGAGCCCACGACCGGTATCGACCCCGCCGGGCGACGAACGATCTGGCGACTCATCGAAAACCTTACTGCGGCAGGAACGACCGTCCTGTTGACGACCCACGATATGGCCGAAGCCGAGCGCCTCGCAGACCGCGTTGGCCTCCTCGCTAACGGCTCGCTTGTCGCACAGGGCACGCCCGCAGCCCTCATCGCCGATCACGCCGGCTCGAGTCAGCTGACGATCGAAACGCCAGCGCCAATGAGTGCGTTCGACGACCTTGCATTTCCCGTCACGGAATCAACCGGGACCGGCCGCCAAAGCCAAGCCAACGGCGTTGTCGTCCGCGATATCGAACCCGCCGAAATTGCCACAGTCGTCACCTATCTCGAGACGAACAACCTCACGTACTCGGGGCTAGCGTGGGCCGAACCCGACCTCGAGGACGTCTATCTCACACTGGCGGATGCGACTGAGCGCGAACGGACGGCCGCCGAAACGGAGACGGATACAGATACGCAGGATGCCAATGCCACACAGACGGGTGAAACGGCATGA
- a CDS encoding HalX domain-containing protein, which yields MSDEGHVLVVDDESRLADLFAAWLQSDWTVETAYDGDSALETISNDVDVVLLDRRMPGLSGDEVLSEIRDRGYDCRVVMVTAVDPDFDIIEMGFDDYLVKPVSRDELITMVENVSTRSAYAATIQDYYALVSKKALLESEKADRELEDHGEYQELCSRVAELETEVDDTVAGMSSHDDFVGAFQDL from the coding sequence ATGAGTGATGAGGGGCACGTTCTCGTTGTCGATGACGAATCCCGACTCGCAGACCTGTTCGCCGCATGGCTCCAGAGCGATTGGACCGTCGAAACGGCGTACGATGGCGACTCGGCCCTCGAGACGATCTCCAACGACGTCGATGTCGTCCTTCTCGACCGTCGAATGCCGGGACTGTCCGGCGACGAGGTTCTTTCAGAGATCCGCGACAGGGGCTATGATTGCCGGGTCGTAATGGTGACGGCAGTCGACCCCGACTTTGATATTATCGAGATGGGCTTTGACGACTACCTCGTCAAGCCGGTCTCCAGAGACGAACTGATCACAATGGTCGAAAACGTCTCAACGCGCTCTGCGTACGCTGCGACGATCCAGGACTACTACGCGTTGGTCTCGAAGAAGGCACTTCTCGAGAGTGAGAAAGCTGATCGCGAACTCGAGGACCACGGCGAGTACCAAGAACTCTGTTCCCGTGTCGCCGAACTCGAGACGGAAGTCGACGACACTGTCGCCGGCATGTCCTCACACGACGATTTCGTCGGTGCCTTCCAGGACCTCTAG
- a CDS encoding PAS domain S-box protein yields MSRPRVLCVSDDRATRASLTLALTDEPVNVVFAQQADDAGNRLECESIDAIVIDASTVTDVPRVIAAAEAKTPKLPTFVYWETPKESADESMAVLSQVVARSTDKQRSNRLADTITDQLNAGIGNEAVAGRIIANARVDTDGIAATSSDATGAGSVQRASLAGTPADADVDGDANADSDTAECELPPDLAWIEESVRRRLADATSPAVVEHVLREEFVASDRFVFAWVGEYDRGEREIVPWLTDPDATEWPMQRTFSVGTDDDSSSLLEQALHDRTLRILDLSTGNSALVPFAEHARERNVGTVAAMPLASDDELYGVFVIYARRGLSPADRRVIRSSAAVASHVLETIAASGQLEQQARALHRYERLVETAGDGMYVFDEDGNFMTVNDALVEMTGYSREGLLGEPATVLLSDADVEAGEDTIKSLLRSDRGTDTVEVILETKDGETIPCEIQIAVLTHGGTFHGTVGVVRDITDRKRRERKLRERNERLDAFAQIVSHDLRNPLGVAQGYLELMDQTDTPDHISNVRDGLDRMESIIDDVLAIARGGEWAADTEPVDLEAVATDAWDHVETPTATLSVTTSTTVAADRSRLLRLLENCFRNSVEHGVPDDRSRTTAKATADADGETGVETAESITIQIGTLENAQGFYVADDGCGLPEEIRDEIFDPSVSTSSTGLGIGLWVVREVATGHGWSVTAGESEAGGARFEFETTDAKRRLR; encoded by the coding sequence ATGAGTCGTCCACGCGTTCTCTGTGTCAGTGACGATCGAGCGACGCGAGCATCGCTGACGCTCGCTCTGACGGACGAACCCGTAAACGTCGTCTTCGCACAGCAGGCCGACGACGCCGGCAACCGACTCGAGTGCGAGTCGATCGATGCAATCGTTATCGATGCGAGTACAGTCACAGACGTACCGCGGGTGATCGCGGCGGCTGAGGCCAAGACACCGAAGCTCCCGACGTTCGTCTACTGGGAGACTCCGAAGGAATCCGCAGACGAGTCGATGGCGGTCTTGAGTCAGGTCGTTGCCCGAAGCACCGACAAGCAGCGATCGAATCGCCTGGCCGATACGATCACCGATCAGCTAAACGCCGGAATCGGCAACGAGGCAGTTGCCGGCCGAATTATTGCGAACGCTCGAGTGGATACCGACGGAATTGCAGCGACAAGCAGTGATGCAACCGGTGCCGGCTCCGTTCAGCGAGCGAGTCTGGCTGGCACACCCGCTGACGCCGATGTAGACGGGGATGCAAACGCAGACAGTGACACCGCCGAGTGTGAACTCCCGCCGGATCTCGCCTGGATCGAAGAGAGCGTTCGGCGGCGACTGGCAGATGCAACCTCGCCCGCCGTCGTCGAGCACGTGCTTCGCGAGGAGTTCGTCGCCAGCGACCGGTTCGTCTTTGCCTGGGTCGGCGAGTACGACCGCGGTGAACGTGAAATCGTCCCGTGGCTCACCGATCCAGACGCGACGGAGTGGCCAATGCAACGGACCTTCTCTGTCGGCACCGACGACGACTCGAGTTCGCTTCTCGAGCAGGCACTTCACGACCGAACGCTCCGTATACTCGATCTATCGACGGGCAATTCGGCGCTCGTTCCGTTTGCTGAGCACGCACGCGAGCGCAATGTTGGGACGGTCGCTGCAATGCCGCTCGCGAGCGACGACGAACTGTACGGCGTGTTCGTCATCTATGCACGCCGTGGCCTATCGCCTGCTGATCGACGTGTCATCCGCTCGAGCGCCGCCGTCGCGTCGCACGTTCTCGAGACGATTGCGGCCAGTGGGCAACTCGAACAGCAAGCACGCGCACTCCACCGATACGAGCGACTCGTCGAAACGGCCGGTGACGGGATGTACGTCTTCGATGAGGACGGCAACTTCATGACGGTCAACGACGCGCTCGTCGAGATGACCGGCTACAGCCGCGAGGGACTGCTCGGCGAACCCGCGACCGTCCTGCTAAGTGACGCCGACGTCGAAGCGGGCGAAGACACAATCAAGTCATTACTCCGGTCCGACCGCGGCACTGACACCGTTGAGGTTATCCTCGAGACGAAAGACGGAGAGACAATCCCCTGTGAGATCCAGATCGCCGTGCTCACTCACGGCGGAACGTTCCACGGGACGGTCGGTGTCGTCCGGGATATCACCGACCGAAAGCGACGCGAACGCAAACTTCGCGAGCGAAACGAACGCCTCGACGCGTTCGCTCAGATCGTCAGCCACGACCTGCGAAACCCACTGGGTGTCGCACAGGGCTATCTCGAGTTGATGGATCAGACAGACACGCCTGATCACATTTCCAATGTTCGTGATGGACTCGATCGGATGGAGTCAATCATCGACGACGTGCTCGCGATTGCCCGTGGCGGTGAGTGGGCAGCAGACACCGAGCCGGTTGACCTCGAGGCTGTTGCAACCGACGCCTGGGACCACGTCGAAACGCCGACTGCAACCCTGTCCGTGACGACATCGACGACCGTCGCAGCCGACCGGTCCCGTCTCCTGCGATTACTCGAGAACTGTTTCCGAAATAGCGTCGAACACGGCGTTCCGGACGACCGCTCACGGACCACGGCCAAGGCTACCGCTGACGCAGATGGTGAAACCGGCGTCGAAACCGCTGAGTCCATAACGATTCAGATCGGTACGCTCGAGAACGCTCAGGGATTCTACGTCGCAGACGATGGCTGTGGATTGCCCGAAGAGATTCGCGACGAAATTTTCGACCCGTCGGTGTCGACGTCATCAACCGGGTTAGGAATCGGGCTCTGGGTCGTCAGAGAAGTCGCTACCGGACACGGCTGGTCGGTCACTGCGGGGGAGAGCGAGGCGGGTGGAGCCAGATTCGAGTTCGAGACAACCGATGCAAAGCGGCGACTGCGGTAA
- a CDS encoding SPW repeat protein, which yields MSDTTVNTETNQDRETMNTDAMQWLSALVALIGLYLVASPFLFEATDAAYWNDTLVGTAIFLLAGYNFYLLSKNRLANVSIASLAALLGLWALVSPAVIEMGSNELATGTAISGLLVAILSAYNAYANSKADTPDRAGAGARG from the coding sequence ATGAGTGATACCACAGTAAACACCGAGACGAACCAGGACCGTGAGACAATGAATACGGACGCCATGCAATGGCTGAGTGCGCTCGTCGCACTGATCGGCCTCTATCTCGTGGCCTCGCCGTTCCTCTTCGAGGCGACAGATGCAGCGTACTGGAATGATACGCTCGTCGGGACAGCGATCTTCCTGCTCGCAGGATACAACTTCTACCTGCTCTCGAAGAACCGATTGGCGAACGTCAGTATCGCGTCGCTTGCAGCCCTGCTCGGTCTCTGGGCGCTCGTTTCGCCAGCGGTCATCGAGATGGGTAGCAACGAACTTGCGACCGGAACCGCGATCTCCGGGCTCCTCGTTGCCATCCTCTCGGCGTACAACGCCTACGCGAACAGCAAGGCCGACACGCCGGATCGCGCCGGTGCTGGCGCTCGAGGATAA
- a CDS encoding acyl-CoA dehydrogenase family protein — MDVLDDSIVPEHAHDIKQEAREFADEYIAPNAQEYFDAGEYPHDILEAGQEAGLVAQDIPEEWGGRGFDLPQLLALTEEFYRADAGIALTLQLASFGCEITYEYGTDEQCEEYIRPVAEGEQLSGLAVSEPETGSDLAGVQTRAEKDGDEWVINGEKYWIGNGVEADWITLYARTGDDETNRYGNHSMFIVPTDTEGYDAEHIPEKMAMRASKQAHIEFDDCRIPEENLIGAEGAGFWMLADFFNHGRIAVAGHGLGMAAAAIEEAWSFTHDREQFGRSINEFQAVQHGLADMLMDFESARALTWRACEKVATDDNAGYWAALAKTSATEAAVDIAEQGMQFHGGRSVLNERRIARVYRDARIPVIYEGANEIQRNLIYRQAP, encoded by the coding sequence ATGGACGTACTCGATGACTCCATCGTGCCCGAGCACGCACACGACATCAAGCAGGAAGCCCGCGAGTTCGCCGACGAGTACATCGCACCCAACGCCCAGGAGTACTTCGACGCCGGCGAGTACCCCCACGACATTCTCGAGGCGGGCCAGGAAGCGGGACTGGTCGCTCAGGACATCCCCGAGGAGTGGGGTGGCCGTGGCTTTGATCTGCCACAACTGCTCGCGCTGACTGAGGAGTTCTATCGTGCGGATGCAGGCATTGCGCTCACGCTCCAACTCGCAAGTTTCGGCTGTGAAATCACCTACGAGTACGGCACCGACGAGCAGTGCGAGGAGTACATTCGACCCGTCGCGGAGGGCGAACAGCTATCGGGACTTGCCGTCTCCGAACCCGAAACCGGCAGCGACCTCGCGGGCGTTCAGACGCGCGCAGAGAAAGACGGCGATGAGTGGGTCATCAACGGGGAAAAGTACTGGATCGGCAACGGTGTCGAGGCCGACTGGATCACTCTCTACGCCCGAACCGGCGACGATGAGACCAACCGCTACGGCAACCACTCGATGTTCATCGTGCCGACCGACACCGAGGGCTACGACGCCGAACACATCCCCGAAAAGATGGCCATGCGCGCCTCGAAACAGGCCCACATTGAGTTCGACGACTGCCGGATTCCCGAGGAGAACCTGATCGGTGCCGAGGGCGCAGGCTTCTGGATGCTCGCGGACTTCTTCAACCACGGCCGCATCGCCGTCGCCGGACACGGCCTCGGCATGGCCGCGGCCGCTATTGAGGAAGCTTGGTCGTTCACCCACGACCGCGAGCAGTTCGGCCGCTCGATCAACGAGTTCCAGGCCGTCCAGCACGGTCTCGCAGACATGCTGATGGACTTCGAGAGCGCACGCGCACTCACTTGGCGCGCCTGCGAAAAAGTTGCAACCGACGACAACGCCGGCTACTGGGCGGCACTGGCGAAGACGAGCGCAACGGAAGCCGCGGTCGACATCGCTGAACAGGGCATGCAGTTCCACGGCGGCCGCTCCGTGCTCAACGAGCGCCGGATCGCTCGAGTCTATCGCGACGCCCGCATTCCGGTTATCTACGAGGGCGCAAACGAGATTCAGCGTAATCTCATCTACCGGCAGGCCCCGTAG
- a CDS encoding biotin--[acetyl-CoA-carboxylase] ligase, with translation MNETRRAILEALDDGPVSGPDLAESLEVSRAAVWKHVEELREAGFEIESGPAGYELLEVAAYGSDAVEFGLEAPFSLEYHDSIGSTNARAREVAVDGATDVAVLADEQTGGRGRLEREWTAPAGGVWISIVDRPEIAPSQATLYTLAAAVATARAAREAGVDAQIKWPNDVVVPVGDDGDYRKLSGILTEMEAEMDRVEWLIVGLGINANIDVEDLPEGATSIREEAGDVDRRRFVQCLLEEFDAYRADLESVVPDWRELALTLGQRVRVDRPVGEVVGDAIDITETGALVLETDDGRETVAAGDCEHLRPV, from the coding sequence ATGAACGAGACGCGACGAGCCATCCTCGAGGCGCTCGACGACGGGCCGGTCTCGGGTCCCGACCTGGCCGAGTCACTCGAGGTGTCCCGCGCTGCGGTCTGGAAGCACGTCGAGGAACTTCGGGAGGCTGGCTTCGAGATCGAAAGCGGGCCAGCAGGGTACGAACTGCTCGAGGTTGCCGCCTACGGCAGCGATGCCGTCGAGTTTGGTCTCGAGGCACCGTTTTCACTCGAGTACCACGACTCAATTGGGAGTACGAACGCTCGAGCGCGCGAGGTGGCAGTCGACGGCGCGACGGACGTTGCGGTCCTCGCCGATGAGCAGACGGGCGGGCGAGGCCGTCTCGAGCGCGAGTGGACGGCTCCCGCGGGTGGTGTCTGGATAAGCATCGTCGACCGACCAGAAATCGCGCCCTCGCAGGCCACTCTATACACGCTTGCGGCCGCGGTGGCGACGGCACGAGCGGCGCGTGAGGCGGGCGTCGACGCACAGATCAAGTGGCCAAACGATGTGGTCGTTCCCGTCGGCGATGATGGCGACTACCGCAAGCTCTCGGGAATTTTGACGGAGATGGAAGCCGAGATGGATCGCGTGGAGTGGCTGATCGTTGGCCTCGGAATCAACGCGAATATCGACGTTGAGGACCTCCCAGAGGGAGCCACGAGCATCCGCGAGGAAGCAGGCGACGTCGACCGGCGACGATTCGTCCAGTGCCTGCTCGAGGAGTTCGACGCGTACCGTGCTGACCTCGAGTCGGTCGTTCCCGACTGGCGCGAGCTGGCGTTGACGCTTGGCCAGCGCGTCCGCGTTGATCGACCCGTAGGCGAGGTCGTTGGTGACGCTATCGACATCACCGAAACGGGAGCGCTCGTTCTCGAGACCGACGATGGACGGGAAACGGTTGCGGCGGGCGACTGCGAGCACTTGCGGCCAGTGTGA
- a CDS encoding tyrosine--tRNA ligase — translation MDTYDLIMRNAEEVVTDEEVRDLAADADGKRAYVGYEPSGVLHLGHLLTANKLIDLQDAGMEVVVLLADVHAYLNGKGTFEEIRETAEQMKAQFIAYGLDEENTEFVYGSEFQLEEDYTLDLHELELATTLNRAQRAMAEIQGGETAKVSHVVYPLMQTLDIEYLDLDLAVGGLDQRKVHMLAREELPGLGYDVRPALHTPIVADLTSGEGKMSSSEGVTISMEDSTEELEEKVNSAFCPPTRDPEGDLENPVLELFEYHVFPRFDEIVVERPEEYGGDLTYDDYETLAADLESGELHPADAKGTLASYLDELIAPGREKLLEIRD, via the coding sequence ATGGATACCTACGACCTGATCATGCGAAACGCCGAGGAGGTCGTGACCGACGAGGAAGTGCGCGATCTCGCCGCCGACGCCGACGGCAAGCGCGCGTACGTCGGCTACGAGCCCTCTGGCGTGCTCCACCTCGGCCACCTCCTGACCGCGAACAAACTCATCGACCTGCAGGATGCGGGGATGGAGGTCGTCGTCCTCCTCGCAGATGTCCACGCCTACCTGAACGGCAAGGGCACCTTCGAGGAGATCCGCGAGACCGCAGAGCAGATGAAAGCCCAGTTCATCGCCTACGGCCTCGATGAAGAGAACACCGAGTTCGTCTACGGCTCCGAGTTCCAACTCGAGGAAGACTACACCCTCGATCTGCACGAACTCGAACTCGCGACGACGCTCAATCGCGCCCAGCGCGCGATGGCCGAGATTCAGGGCGGCGAGACCGCAAAAGTGAGCCATGTCGTCTACCCGCTGATGCAGACGCTCGATATCGAGTACCTCGACCTCGATCTCGCCGTCGGCGGTCTGGATCAGCGCAAGGTCCATATGCTCGCCCGCGAGGAACTCCCAGGGCTGGGCTACGACGTGCGTCCTGCACTGCACACCCCTATCGTCGCCGACCTCACCAGCGGCGAGGGCAAGATGTCCTCGAGCGAGGGCGTCACCATATCGATGGAAGACTCCACCGAGGAACTCGAGGAAAAGGTCAACTCGGCGTTCTGTCCGCCGACGCGTGATCCTGAGGGCGACCTCGAGAACCCCGTCCTCGAACTGTTCGAGTACCACGTCTTCCCGCGATTCGACGAAATCGTCGTCGAGCGCCCCGAGGAGTACGGCGGCGACCTGACCTACGACGACTACGAGACGCTCGCGGCCGATCTCGAGTCCGGTGAGCTTCACCCCGCCGACGCGAAGGGGACGCTTGCGAGTTACCTCGACGAACTGATCGCACCGGGGCGCGAAAAGCTACTCGAGATTCGGGACTGA
- a CDS encoding DUF4870 domain-containing protein, with protein sequence MSNEHDHPTASTTQPGPRILEERTLSGIFVHFLGLGTGVVLPALVYLVAENEFTRENARNAFNWQVIVTGVFTLMFGLLGGAIAIDSTFPEESAVQYLGLALIVGAAIVMFGSSLFFFVNVAFGLIAMGKAIFGTAWSYPLAPDFVGWLAARTGDDVRWWRLLVPHLLITPLLGAFFAGEILESWMENDSMFFGGFGLVLAVLLTSVLTPGVLVRDMRAVAARTSWQPQWLWYIGGPAGVALLTYVVAAAQFTSENPAGDAIYAFAGALWLAVLVYLLRRYRQVDAS encoded by the coding sequence ATGTCCAACGAACACGACCATCCGACGGCATCGACGACACAACCAGGACCGCGCATTCTCGAGGAGCGGACGCTTTCGGGAATCTTCGTCCATTTTCTCGGACTCGGGACTGGAGTCGTACTCCCCGCACTCGTCTATCTGGTCGCCGAGAACGAGTTCACGCGCGAGAACGCCCGGAACGCATTCAACTGGCAGGTGATCGTCACGGGCGTCTTCACGCTCATGTTCGGCCTTCTCGGCGGTGCAATCGCGATTGATTCTACGTTTCCTGAAGAGTCGGCCGTTCAGTATCTCGGACTGGCATTGATCGTCGGCGCGGCCATCGTCATGTTCGGATCGTCGCTGTTCTTTTTTGTCAACGTCGCCTTCGGGCTGATTGCGATGGGGAAAGCAATCTTTGGAACGGCGTGGTCATACCCGCTTGCACCAGATTTCGTTGGCTGGCTCGCAGCGAGAACTGGCGACGATGTTCGCTGGTGGCGACTCCTCGTTCCACACTTGCTTATTACACCGCTACTGGGAGCGTTTTTCGCCGGGGAAATTCTCGAGTCATGGATGGAAAACGACTCGATGTTTTTCGGTGGCTTTGGCCTCGTGCTGGCGGTCCTTCTCACGTCGGTACTTACACCGGGCGTGCTCGTCCGCGATATGCGGGCCGTCGCGGCGAGGACGTCGTGGCAGCCACAGTGGCTGTGGTACATTGGCGGCCCAGCAGGCGTTGCGCTCCTCACCTACGTTGTTGCAGCCGCCCAGTTCACCTCCGAAAATCCGGCCGGAGATGCGATCTATGCCTTCGCGGGCGCACTCTGGCTCGCCGTGCTCGTCTACCTGCTCAGACGCTATCGGCAGGTCGATGCGTCGTAG
- a CDS encoding 4-phosphopantoate--beta-alanine ligase, with translation MNEDETVPADVAHEEEIPEDHPRYQDLLTRHRIETGVEKGITHLQGMHAEGRGSAFDYLLGEETIPSADAAERAAAAHLLRADHPVLSINGNVAALVPGEMVALADAVDAALEINLFNRTDERIAAIADHLREHGAEDVKGLEADARIPNLDHQRAKVDEDGIYTADVVLVPLEDGDRAEALEAMGKTELVIDLNPLSRSPQVAEVPIVDNIIRAVPNMTAHARELADASADELEEIIEDFDREDALEDAENRIRSGL, from the coding sequence GTGAACGAGGACGAGACCGTTCCGGCCGACGTGGCACACGAGGAGGAGATTCCCGAAGACCACCCGCGCTATCAGGATCTGCTCACGCGCCATCGGATCGAGACGGGCGTCGAGAAGGGGATCACGCACCTCCAGGGGATGCACGCCGAAGGCCGGGGCAGCGCCTTCGATTACCTGCTGGGCGAGGAGACGATTCCAAGCGCCGATGCCGCAGAACGTGCCGCAGCGGCTCATCTCCTGCGTGCTGACCACCCCGTGCTCTCGATCAACGGCAACGTCGCCGCCCTCGTCCCCGGCGAGATGGTCGCCCTGGCCGACGCCGTCGACGCAGCCCTCGAGATCAACCTCTTTAACCGGACTGACGAGCGTATCGCGGCCATCGCCGACCATCTTCGAGAGCACGGTGCCGAGGACGTCAAGGGACTCGAGGCCGACGCAAGGATCCCGAACCTCGACCACCAGCGCGCAAAGGTCGACGAAGACGGCATTTACACGGCTGATGTGGTGCTCGTGCCACTCGAGGACGGCGACCGTGCCGAGGCACTCGAGGCAATGGGCAAGACAGAACTCGTAATCGACCTGAACCCGCTCTCGCGCTCGCCACAGGTTGCCGAGGTGCCAATCGTCGATAACATCATCCGCGCCGTGCCGAATATGACAGCGCACGCGCGGGAGTTAGCGGACGCGTCGGCAGACGAACTCGAGGAAATTATCGAAGACTTTGACCGGGAAGACGCGCTCGAGGACGCAGAGAATCGGATTCGAAGCGGCCTATAA
- a CDS encoding ABC transporter ATP-binding protein has protein sequence MENVSKYFDAGNTVANYQLNLEVEDGEFLVFLGPSGCGKTTALRLIAGLEQPSEGAIYFGDERVDGRSSSDRNVAMVFQNYALYPHMTVAENIGYPLKVRGMTPDDRDTKVEEVTELLHIEGQVEKKPGALSGGQRQRVALARAIVREPTVFLLDEPLSNLDAKLRQEMRVELKRLQNELEITTVYVTHNQEEAMSMADRVVVMNRGTIQQIAPPGELYERPRTAWVARFIGSPPMNLFQGQRRNGSLEVGSAGAVDLTSIAPTAESSPQPGEEAVVEAGQPDAGAAGMVTDASQATGDLSLGVRPEDLTVTTSPPSTGHALEGTVDTIEPFGEYDLINVTVNDQLVNAKMASATVSRGDRVYLTFEDDDAYLYDETGELVG, from the coding sequence ATGGAGAATGTTAGCAAATACTTCGATGCGGGAAACACCGTTGCGAACTATCAGCTAAACCTCGAGGTCGAAGACGGCGAGTTTCTCGTCTTTCTCGGCCCGTCCGGCTGTGGGAAAACCACGGCGCTCAGGCTCATCGCAGGCCTCGAGCAGCCCTCGGAGGGAGCGATTTACTTCGGCGACGAACGCGTCGATGGGCGCTCCTCGAGTGATCGTAACGTCGCGATGGTGTTCCAGAACTACGCGCTGTACCCGCATATGACGGTCGCAGAAAACATCGGCTATCCGCTGAAAGTCCGCGGGATGACGCCCGACGACCGTGATACGAAGGTCGAAGAGGTAACTGAGTTGCTCCACATTGAAGGCCAAGTCGAGAAGAAACCGGGTGCGCTGTCAGGTGGCCAGCGCCAGCGGGTTGCACTCGCCCGCGCAATCGTTCGCGAACCGACCGTCTTCTTGCTCGACGAGCCGCTGTCGAATCTCGACGCCAAACTCCGCCAGGAGATGCGAGTCGAACTCAAACGCCTGCAGAACGAACTCGAGATCACGACGGTCTACGTCACGCACAATCAGGAAGAGGCGATGAGCATGGCCGACAGGGTCGTCGTGATGAACCGGGGAACGATCCAGCAGATTGCCCCGCCGGGCGAACTGTACGAGCGCCCGCGGACGGCCTGGGTGGCCCGCTTTATCGGCTCGCCGCCGATGAATCTCTTTCAGGGACAGCGCCGAAACGGCTCGCTCGAGGTCGGGTCAGCGGGAGCCGTCGACCTGACTAGCATTGCACCGACAGCAGAGTCCAGCCCACAACCGGGTGAGGAAGCCGTCGTCGAAGCCGGCCAACCCGATGCAGGCGCGGCGGGCATGGTCACGGACGCATCTCAGGCGACGGGCGACCTCTCGCTCGGTGTTCGGCCGGAGGATCTAACGGTGACGACGTCGCCGCCATCCACTGGTCACGCGCTCGAGGGCACCGTCGACACCATCGAACCCTTCGGCGAGTACGACCTGATCAACGTCACCGTCAACGACCAACTGGTCAACGCGAAAATGGCGTCTGCAACGGTCAGTCGCGGCGACAGGGTCTATCTGACGTTCGAGGACGACGATGCATACCTGTACGACGAAACCGGCGAACTGGTCGGGTGA